The stretch of DNA GTGCGTCTCCACCCGTTAATCCGGTGCGCGAATAGACAGGCGTTTCCACCCCCTTGCGCGCCGCTTCCTCCATGACAGAGAACTGCCGATTCATGCGCTCCAGGATCTCTTTCTCCGTGTGTAAAGACTGCTCTATTTCAACTTCCAGCATAAGATCTGCGATTGACATTTGTTTCTCGTCAGCGATTCGAATGAGTTCATGTAAATGTGTGAACGACACGCGTCCATCACTCCCGTCTATGGATATACGAACAGAAAAATATAAAGACAGAGGCAAGCAGGAACAAACCCTAACTTGCCTCTGTCTTTGAACCTGAAAGATCCGAAAAGAAGCTCCGGTGAAACCGGTCATCCTTTCGTTGCCTCGTCGGTAGCCGCAAGGGCTTTTCCAGAGTCGCATCCTTCGACACTATTTAACCTGAGAGTTTCTGTGTTCGCTTAGGCGGCGCGCACATTGCCCCATCGGTGGTAATTCCGTACACTCTCGCGTCGAAGTCATCTGCCTCGTATCCAATTGTTACCCTGCATCTTCACTATAGTCGCGCATCATGTTTTTTTCAATGGAAATGCATCCATCGGCCCACTGCGTTGTTTCTCCACCAATTCACTTGACTAAATATAGTATCTATTATATTGTAAAAACAATGTATGCGGGCGCACCGTGAGACACACGGCCAAACGTCCGCGTCTCACGGCGCCCCTGAAAAAGGGGGAGAACCAACGTGACAAACGACCGCGAACACCACAGGAATACCACGTCCAGGATTTGGGTCATGGTCACCGTCATGTTGGCCATGATGTTGGCTGCGCTTGATATGACCATCGTCGGAACCGCCATGCCAAGCATTATCAATGACTTGCATGGACTTGCAACATACAGCTGGGTTTTTTCTGCCTACCTGCTCACGTCGACCGTCCCCGTTCCGATCTTTTCAAAATTAGCCGATATGTACGGCCGCAAACGCCTGTTTCTCATCGGTGCAGGCATTTTCACGATCGGTTCACTCTTGTGCGGGACCGCTATAAACATGCCCCAATTGATTGCCTATCGAGCCATTCAGGGCCTTGGCGCGGCAGGGGTTCTCCCGATTGCCTTGACTATTATCGGGGATGTTTTTACTTTAGAACAGCGCGCACGTATCCAAGGATTCTTTTCAGCTGTCTGGGGAATCTCGGCAGTCATCGGGCCACTGCTTGGAGCGATTATCGTTGAGTATACGAATTGGCGGCTCGTGTTTTACTTGAACGTGCCTATCGGTATTCTCGTCATGATCGTATTGGCACTCTCGTTCAAAGAGCGTCTAAACGTTACAAAACATCGACTTGACTGGCAGGGAACAATCCTGCTTTCTTCAGGTGTAACCCTCCTTCTGCTCGCGCTTGTGCAGGATTCGAATCACCTGCTCTCGCCATCTGCAATTGCCTTGTTTACGCTGACACTCATCTTACTCGTTACCTTTGCATGGTGGGAGCGCCGCGCTGCAGAACCCGTGCTGCCAGGGATCTTGTTTCAACAGCGCATGCTTCTCGTCGCAAACGGTGTAAACCTGTTCGCCGGTGCCGTGATGTTTGGTTTAATCTCGTACTTACCACTCTTCGTACAAGGTGTTGAAGGCGGATCACCCACACTCGCAGGCCGCGCGATCACACCGATGCTCATTGGTTGGCCGCTCGCGGCGCTCGTTGCCGGCCCCCTTCTCTTGCGCGTCGGATTCAGGATCATCGGGATCGCAGGCGGGATTTTGATCGCCGTCGGATCAGCGGTTCTTGCCGCTGCCTTGAACAGCGGTCAAGTCACGGTGGACAGCGCCCTCTTTCTGATCGGTGTCGGCATGGGCCTTTCACTGACAGGATTGCTCATCGCGGCGCAAAATGCCGTACCGTGGAATGTGCGAGGTGCAGTCACAGGCTCAAGTCAATTCTTTCGCACTATTGGCGGTTCCATTGGCGTGGCACTCATGGGCGCAATTTTAAACGCTCAATTGACCACTCGCGCGATCTCAACGCATGCGACAACAAACCCGTCGCTCATCACGGAATCCCTGCTCTCTGCAAATGTGCGCACCGTTTTGCCGAGTCCTGTGTTGACAGCGTATGTGAACGTACTCGACGGATCACTGCACGATGTGTTTATCGCCGGATTCATTTTTTCACTCGCAGTCGCTGCACTGGTTCTGATCATTCCAAGTCAGCGCACAGCATCGAGTTCTCAATCACAAAGCGTCAGTCAGGTTTCATCCTGACCCATTTTTGACGCCCGACCTTCATCGCCTTGCAAGGCCGGTGAAGGTCGGGCGATTATTGATTGCGATAGCCGCTTGTGTTTGTCCACCATTTTGCGTACTATAAACTTATGAATCATGATATCTTCATATTGGCAAACCTATCGAAAGATAGGGACGCAAAGCTACGGGTCTAAGGGTTGAGAAACCTATGATCGCCGGGTTGCTGCCAGTTCACTGAGCATACCCGTCGTCCCTATCCATTAAATAGGGATTTATTTGTCATGATTAACGGGAGCGGGTGAATCGGCATGCTAAAAACTTTTCTCAAATACCTCCAGTCCGATCACAAAAAAAATGAAAACCGTACTGTACAAAATGCTGTGACATACTCCTTTCCCATCGTCTCACCCCCAACCACGCCACAAATAAAAAAAGAACCGCTTTTTTTATCCATTGACGGTTACGCATATATAGAAAATAACGAACTTGTCGTCGTCGATCCTAAAAATTACGGATTTTACGCAACCGTTGTCGTTCCGGACGATCCGCGTTTGGATTTTTTGATTGACGGGAAAAAAGTCACTGGCGAAGTGGTAGTCAGTGAACTCTGCCAAATTCGTGCAGTCACACGCGATAGAGAACCGTCAATCGAATTATGTACGAGGGTTTCTGATGATAAGCTATCCGTCTCCGCCATCATTCAGATTGAACACGGAAGCAAGGTTTTATTATCCAATAGCCAACCCGCTTTGCAAACTGTACTCGTGCTGGAAGAGCATGAAGAATCTTTGGAGATGGCACCCATTTCTCCCCATGCAATTCTAACCATGCTCAGAGAGCAAAATTACCAAGGAGAGATCGATTACGCTGCCATCCATCGCTTATGTGAACGTTCATCCTCAGGCGAGGAAGTTGTCCTAAGGGGTCTCGCGCCACAGCAAGGAGAACCAAGCCGCTTCCATCAGATCCATCTCCCCATCGAAATGGATTTTGAATTGCGACGATCTCACCCTTCCCGCGTTACCGCAGGCACAATCATCGCAGAACAGCACTTGGGCGTGGAAGGAACCCCCGGCCGCGATGTGTTTGGTCATGAGATTAAAGCCATGCAGATCATCTCACCCCTCACGTTTGGACAGGGCGTCATCCAAGTCAATACGCATATCGTCGCGGCAAAAAACGGAAGAACCGTCTTCACAAGACAGCGAATTGACGTCGTTCCTGAATGCATTGTCGAACATGATGTCACCTCGAAAGATGGAAAGATCATTTTTGACGGAAATATCCTGATAAAGGGGTCTGTACTTGATGGCGCATCGATCCATGCGACCGAATCTGTTTTTGTATACGGAGATGTTTTTCACTCTACAATCTATGCCGGACAAGATGTCATCGTGGCGAAAACCGTCCATAACTCTAAGATTTGGGCAGGACATTTAAAAACGTTCTACACCGATCTGCTTCCATTGCTTGAGCGCATATTGTCAGGTCTTGAACAGTTAAAGGAAGAGTATTTGTTGATTAAAGCGCATGTGCTAAGACGTTATAACGCACAGTCCGTCTTGCCGAAAATCTCAGCCACACTACTCGAAAAAAGACACAAGAATTTACTTGATGATCTTGTCTGTTTTGCAAAAGAGTATCAAAACCATCTCGCGGTTGATCGCGAATATCACGCTTTGTCTGAACTGTTATGCGAAAAATGGAAAAATATACAAAATGAACCGCTTCTAGAAGAAGACATTCGGAACCTTCTATCGAAAATGAGTGACTACCATAGTCAAGTTGAAAATCTTGCTTCAGGCAAGTCGGTTCTCCGCGTCTCGAATGCCATTTCTTCTTATTTACACTCCAGCGGAAATATCTTCATCACGGATAAAGGATGTTTTTCAAGTAACCTAGAGAGTCAAAAAGCGATTGCCATACGCGGAAGCTTACGTGGTGGATTTGCGACAGCACATCATTTTGTATCGATTGGAGAGTTGGGGAGTTCCTACGGAATCGAGAGCAGTGTTCGCGTCACACGTTCATCAGGTGTGATTAAAATTGCATTGCGCCATCCCAATACGCTTGTTGAATTATGCGGCAAACGTGATCGCTGTTACTCGGAAGAGCCTAATTTTTGTTTAAGGGGCGAGCAAAATAATGATTAGGATTTTATTAGTCGACGATTATCCCGAAACACTCGAAGCGCTCACTCAATTGTACGAACTCCATGAAAATGTAAAAGTTGGAGGATACGCCCTGAACGGAACGGAACTCATGAAAATTCTTGCACAAGAAACATTTGATATCATCTCGATCGACATTCAATTAGGCAAAGAAAATGGTCTAAAGCTTTGTGAGTCGATCCACCGAAACGATCCTGACGCATTTATTCTCATGTGCTCTCTGGAAGCGAGCGAGGCTACCCAAAAAGATGCCGCTCGCGCAGGTGCATCCTATTTTTTAGCAAAACCCATCACATCCACCTCAGTCCGAGACGCGATCAAAGCCTATACGGACGCAAAAATGAGACGCACCATTCCCGAATCAAGCGATCATTGGATTGACAACTTTTTAATCAAGTGAAAATTCTCTTTAACTATTTGTGGCTAACGCATTGATTGTGAATAGTCCTGAAAATTCACGCGCGATGGTTTCATCATACCACGTACCACATTGGCTCATGATTTCATGAAGACACTCCGCGTGTGTCTTATGATCGATCGCGACACCGTATGTATACGCATCGATAATCCTCAAAACTTTTGCCAAAAAACAAATCTCATTCGCCTGTTTGCCTTGAGGAAATCCAGTCCCATCGAGATGCTCATGATGATCCGTGATGATCTCGATGACGGGCGCTTCCAATTGGATCGCTTGTGCCATGCTTGCACTCAGCCACGGATGGCGTTTGTATTGCTCGTATGCCTGAACCGATCGATCAGGACATAGTACCAACTCATGCTCCAATGCGGTCAATCCATAATCCGCCAATCGCGCGGCAAGAATGAGATTTTCCTTTTCAGTATTTGACAAACCCAATGGATCAGCAAGCAATTTCACGTAGTGAACGCGAACATCGAGCAGTGCAGATATTTTTTTATCAATGAGCTCTTGGGAGTTTATGGCATCAAGGGTTATAAGAAAAAAGCGGATCTCAT from Ferroacidibacillus organovorans encodes:
- a CDS encoding MDR family MFS transporter, which codes for MTNDREHHRNTTSRIWVMVTVMLAMMLAALDMTIVGTAMPSIINDLHGLATYSWVFSAYLLTSTVPVPIFSKLADMYGRKRLFLIGAGIFTIGSLLCGTAINMPQLIAYRAIQGLGAAGVLPIALTIIGDVFTLEQRARIQGFFSAVWGISAVIGPLLGAIIVEYTNWRLVFYLNVPIGILVMIVLALSFKERLNVTKHRLDWQGTILLSSGVTLLLLALVQDSNHLLSPSAIALFTLTLILLVTFAWWERRAAEPVLPGILFQQRMLLVANGVNLFAGAVMFGLISYLPLFVQGVEGGSPTLAGRAITPMLIGWPLAALVAGPLLLRVGFRIIGIAGGILIAVGSAVLAAALNSGQVTVDSALFLIGVGMGLSLTGLLIAAQNAVPWNVRGAVTGSSQFFRTIGGSIGVALMGAILNAQLTTRAISTHATTNPSLITESLLSANVRTVLPSPVLTAYVNVLDGSLHDVFIAGFIFSLAVAALVLIIPSQRTASSSQSQSVSQVSS
- a CDS encoding FapA family protein, with amino-acid sequence MLKTFLKYLQSDHKKNENRTVQNAVTYSFPIVSPPTTPQIKKEPLFLSIDGYAYIENNELVVVDPKNYGFYATVVVPDDPRLDFLIDGKKVTGEVVVSELCQIRAVTRDREPSIELCTRVSDDKLSVSAIIQIEHGSKVLLSNSQPALQTVLVLEEHEESLEMAPISPHAILTMLREQNYQGEIDYAAIHRLCERSSSGEEVVLRGLAPQQGEPSRFHQIHLPIEMDFELRRSHPSRVTAGTIIAEQHLGVEGTPGRDVFGHEIKAMQIISPLTFGQGVIQVNTHIVAAKNGRTVFTRQRIDVVPECIVEHDVTSKDGKIIFDGNILIKGSVLDGASIHATESVFVYGDVFHSTIYAGQDVIVAKTVHNSKIWAGHLKTFYTDLLPLLERILSGLEQLKEEYLLIKAHVLRRYNAQSVLPKISATLLEKRHKNLLDDLVCFAKEYQNHLAVDREYHALSELLCEKWKNIQNEPLLEEDIRNLLSKMSDYHSQVENLASGKSVLRVSNAISSYLHSSGNIFITDKGCFSSNLESQKAIAIRGSLRGGFATAHHFVSIGELGSSYGIESSVRVTRSSGVIKIALRHPNTLVELCGKRDRCYSEEPNFCLRGEQNND
- a CDS encoding response regulator; protein product: MIRILLVDDYPETLEALTQLYELHENVKVGGYALNGTELMKILAQETFDIISIDIQLGKENGLKLCESIHRNDPDAFILMCSLEASEATQKDAARAGASYFLAKPITSTSVRDAIKAYTDAKMRRTIPESSDHWIDNFLIK